In a single window of the Acinetobacter sp. CS-2 genome:
- a CDS encoding DUF3426 domain-containing protein, translating to MSEKQTCCPNCFTKYKVSVAQLTVARGMVCCAKCSTNFNALSHLVVEKEDAFSLPQTTPSLDPAKKTSLSNTFIKEQFITEQKPVKHLLDIFDRKVENSNIDLKTYLNNLNYFSTEPIGNYPILNWSEKTEQEKKYGARHYILWGTINLCLVSLLVFQFFWFNPKILNNSPVFSALFNTACQALKCSVMEENYRLLSTNKLKVKQISKQETQFSGELINYHTQSLALPMIRVDLKANGETISTYSFKPSEYLITSLQGIQRIPQNSPFKFKFSVPMPRKSFDTYSLEIIHP from the coding sequence ATGAGCGAAAAACAAACCTGCTGCCCTAACTGTTTTACCAAGTACAAAGTCTCTGTGGCTCAACTTACAGTTGCTCGCGGCATGGTTTGTTGTGCCAAATGCTCAACCAACTTTAATGCATTGAGCCATCTGGTCGTAGAGAAAGAAGATGCTTTTTCTCTCCCTCAAACAACTCCCTCTTTAGATCCAGCCAAAAAAACTTCTTTATCCAATACATTCATTAAAGAACAGTTCATTACAGAACAGAAACCGGTAAAACATTTATTGGATATTTTCGATCGTAAAGTTGAAAACTCGAATATCGATTTAAAAACCTATCTCAATAACTTGAATTATTTTAGTACAGAACCGATTGGCAACTACCCCATACTAAACTGGTCAGAAAAAACTGAACAAGAGAAAAAATATGGTGCGCGGCATTATATTTTATGGGGAACAATCAACTTATGTTTAGTCAGCTTGCTTGTTTTTCAGTTTTTCTGGTTTAATCCGAAAATTTTAAACAATAGCCCAGTATTCAGTGCTTTGTTTAATACAGCATGTCAGGCACTTAAATGTTCGGTTATGGAAGAAAATTATCGACTACTCTCTACCAACAAGTTAAAGGTTAAACAGATTTCCAAACAAGAAACCCAGTTTAGCGGAGAACTAATTAACTATCATACTCAAAGCCTAGCTCTTCCAATGATCAGGGTGGATCTGAAAGCAAATGGAGAAACCATCTCGACCTATTCCTTTAAGCCTTCTGAATATCTGATTACGAGTCTGCAAGGAATTCAACGAATTCCCCAGAATAGTCCTTTTAAATTCAAATTTAGCGTTCCTATGCCACGCAAAAGCTTTGACACTTATAGTTTAGAAATAATTCACCCGTAA
- the fis gene encoding DNA-binding transcriptional regulator Fis, whose protein sequence is MNSKSPIFTAQSDVALRIHVDRAVRHYFAQLQGEQPSQVYDMVLAEMEKPLLSVVLEYTRGNQTRAAEILGLNRGTLRKKLKAHGLMSE, encoded by the coding sequence ATGAATAGCAAGTCTCCTATTTTTACTGCACAATCTGATGTCGCTCTTCGTATTCACGTAGATCGCGCAGTTCGCCATTACTTTGCACAATTGCAAGGCGAGCAACCCTCTCAGGTGTATGACATGGTGCTGGCAGAAATGGAGAAACCTCTTTTATCTGTTGTTTTAGAATACACTCGCGGCAACCAAACCCGCGCTGCTGAAATTCTAGGCCTTAACCGTGGTACTTTGCGCAAAAAGTTAAAAGCTCACGGTTTAATGAGTGAATAA
- the purD gene encoding phosphoribosylamine--glycine ligase yields MNILVLGNGGREHALAWKIAQDDKVAKVFVAPGNAGTATENKCENVALNILDNAAIIDFAKNNAVDLIVVGPEAPLVNGVVDACRAADLKIWGPTQFAAQLEGSKAFAKHFLKRHNIPTAFYDVFTEVDAAKAFVEKNGAPIVIKADGLAAGKGVIVAMTNEEAFAAIDDMLAGNKFGDAGSRVVIEEFLAGEEASFICMIDGNNILPMATSQDHKRIFEGDQGPNTGGMGAYSPAPVVTADVFDKVMKEVMRPTVDGMKADGHVYTGFLYAGLMIDEQGQPKVIEFNCRFGDPETQPIMMRLKSSLVDLVEAGIAGNLPADAEWDERKTVGIVLASKGYPETSSNGDVISGLNTEMADAKVFHAGTKANEKGEIVTAGGRVLCVTALGNTIGEAQAKALELCEKVTFDGVQYRKDIGYRAIARENA; encoded by the coding sequence ATGAATATTTTAGTTTTGGGTAATGGCGGTCGTGAACATGCTTTGGCATGGAAAATCGCGCAAGATGACAAAGTCGCAAAAGTATTTGTAGCACCGGGTAATGCAGGTACTGCAACAGAAAATAAATGCGAAAATGTTGCCTTAAATATTTTAGACAATGCAGCAATTATTGACTTTGCGAAAAACAATGCAGTTGATTTGATCGTGGTTGGTCCTGAAGCACCGCTTGTAAACGGTGTAGTCGATGCTTGCCGTGCGGCTGATCTTAAAATCTGGGGTCCAACTCAATTTGCTGCACAGCTTGAAGGCTCTAAAGCATTTGCCAAGCACTTCTTAAAACGTCACAACATCCCTACTGCTTTCTATGACGTATTTACTGAAGTAGATGCAGCCAAAGCATTTGTTGAAAAAAATGGTGCACCAATCGTGATCAAGGCCGATGGTCTTGCTGCGGGTAAAGGCGTAATCGTTGCCATGACCAACGAAGAAGCATTTGCTGCAATCGACGACATGCTTGCAGGCAACAAATTTGGTGATGCTGGCTCGCGTGTAGTCATTGAAGAATTCCTTGCAGGTGAAGAAGCGTCATTCATTTGTATGATTGATGGCAACAACATTCTGCCGATGGCAACATCTCAAGATCACAAACGTATCTTTGAAGGTGACCAAGGTCCAAACACTGGTGGTATGGGTGCCTACTCTCCTGCTCCTGTTGTGACTGCTGACGTTTTTGACAAAGTTATGAAAGAAGTCATGCGTCCAACCGTTGATGGCATGAAAGCTGATGGTCATGTCTATACAGGTTTCTTGTATGCAGGCTTAATGATTGATGAACAAGGTCAACCTAAAGTGATCGAATTCAACTGTCGTTTTGGTGATCCTGAAACCCAGCCTATCATGATGCGTTTAAAATCATCTTTAGTGGATCTGGTTGAAGCGGGTATTGCAGGTAACTTACCTGCGGACGCTGAATGGGATGAACGTAAGACCGTAGGCATCGTACTTGCATCGAAAGGCTACCCTGAAACTTCAAGCAATGGTGATGTAATTTCAGGCTTAAACACTGAAATGGCAGATGCAAAAGTATTCCATGCAGGTACAAAAGCCAATGAAAAAGGTGAAATTGTGACTGCTGGTGGTCGTGTGCTTTGCGTAACTGCTCTCGGCAATACCATCGGTGAAGCACAAGCAAAAGCATTAGAGCTTTGTGAAAAAGTGACTTTTGATGGTGTTCAATACCGTAAGGATATTGGTTACCGTGCAATTGCACGTGAAAATGCTTGA
- the purH gene encoding bifunctional phosphoribosylaminoimidazolecarboxamide formyltransferase/IMP cyclohydrolase, translated as MTIKRALISVSDKTGIVEFAQDLAALGVEILSTGGTYKLLKDNNIAVVEVSEHTGFPEMMDGRVKTLHPKIHGGILARRGLDEAVMAEHNIDAIDLVVVNLYPFAATVAKPNCSLADAIENIDIGGPTMVRAAAKNHASVGIVVNASDYSTVVAELKANGALSYETRFDLAVKAFEHTAQYDGMIASYLGARVGKEEGQADKFARTFNTQLNKAQDLRYGENPHQAAAFYVEANATEASVSTAKQLQGKELSYNNIADTDAALECVKSFAKPACVIVKHANPCGVAVSLDGIKAAYDLAYATDPESAFGGIIAFNRELDVATAQAIVDRQFVEVIIAPSVAEGVLEITGAKKNVRVLVCGELPAIDERKAQLDYKRVNGGLLVQDQDLGMITKDDLKVVTKRAPTEQEIDDMIFAWKVAKYVKSNAIVYAKNRQTIGVGAGQMSRVNSARIAAIKAEHAGLVVEGAVMASDAFFPFRDGIDNAAKAGIKCIIQPGGSMRDEETIAAADEAGIAMVFTGMRHFRH; from the coding sequence ATGACTATTAAACGCGCTTTAATCTCTGTTTCTGACAAAACCGGCATTGTCGAATTTGCACAAGACCTTGCTGCTCTTGGGGTAGAAATTTTATCTACTGGCGGTACTTACAAACTGTTAAAAGACAACAATATCGCTGTAGTTGAAGTTTCAGAGCACACCGGTTTCCCAGAGATGATGGACGGACGTGTAAAAACACTTCACCCGAAAATCCATGGCGGTATTCTGGCTCGTCGTGGTCTAGACGAAGCTGTAATGGCTGAACACAACATCGATGCCATCGATCTGGTTGTGGTTAACCTATATCCTTTCGCTGCAACTGTAGCAAAACCGAACTGTTCACTTGCTGATGCAATCGAAAACATCGACATCGGTGGTCCAACAATGGTTCGTGCTGCTGCGAAAAACCATGCATCTGTCGGTATCGTTGTAAACGCATCAGACTATTCAACAGTTGTTGCTGAACTTAAAGCCAATGGCGCTTTATCTTACGAAACTCGTTTTGACTTAGCCGTTAAAGCATTTGAACATACTGCACAATATGACGGCATGATCGCTTCTTACTTAGGCGCGCGCGTAGGTAAAGAAGAAGGTCAAGCTGACAAATTTGCACGTACTTTCAATACTCAATTGAATAAAGCCCAAGACCTTCGTTACGGTGAAAACCCACATCAAGCTGCTGCTTTCTATGTAGAAGCTAATGCAACAGAAGCTTCTGTTTCAACTGCGAAACAGTTACAAGGTAAAGAACTTTCTTACAACAACATTGCAGATACGGATGCAGCGCTTGAATGTGTGAAATCATTTGCGAAGCCTGCTTGTGTGATTGTAAAACATGCGAACCCGTGTGGCGTTGCAGTATCGCTTGACGGTATTAAAGCTGCTTATGATCTTGCTTATGCAACTGACCCTGAATCTGCATTCGGTGGCATCATTGCATTCAACCGTGAATTAGACGTTGCAACTGCGCAAGCGATTGTTGACCGTCAATTCGTTGAAGTGATCATTGCGCCAAGCGTAGCTGAAGGCGTACTTGAAATCACTGGTGCGAAGAAAAACGTTCGTGTTCTTGTATGTGGTGAATTGCCAGCAATTGATGAGCGTAAAGCACAGCTTGACTACAAACGTGTAAACGGTGGTTTACTGGTTCAAGATCAAGACTTGGGTATGATCACCAAAGATGATCTTAAAGTTGTGACTAAACGTGCACCGACTGAGCAAGAAATCGATGACATGATCTTCGCCTGGAAAGTTGCGAAATATGTAAAATCTAACGCGATTGTTTATGCGAAAAACCGTCAAACCATTGGTGTCGGCGCAGGTCAAATGAGCCGTGTAAACTCTGCTCGTATTGCTGCGATCAAAGCTGAACATGCTGGCTTAGTGGTTGAAGGTGCTGTCATGGCGTCTGATGCATTCTTCCCATTCCGTGACGGTATTGATAATGCTGCGAAAGCAGGTATTAAATGCATTATCCAACCGGGTGGTTCTATGCGTGATGAAGAAACAATTGCTGCTGCTGACGAAGCTGGTATTGCAATGGTCTTCACTGGCATGCGTCACTTCCGTCACTAA